Proteins from one Mobula birostris isolate sMobBir1 chromosome 10, sMobBir1.hap1, whole genome shotgun sequence genomic window:
- the nox1 gene encoding NADPH oxidase 1: MSNWVVNHGMSALVIVAWLGINIFLFVYYYGVYEYNPEYYYTRMILGSALAWARAPAACLNFNCLLILLPVCRNLLSFLRGSCSCRRCSVRKQLDKNLTFHKLVAYMIALHTVIHIVAHLFNFEWFNNSQQSTEQTLDAVLSRIGDNSSKWLNPIRSAHTTPSYVTFTTIAGLTGVIITLALILMITSSTDTIRRSYYEVFWFTHHLFIIFFAGLVIHAIGRIVRRQTAESMEEHNFEYCKNLTAEWGKIPECPIPLFEGGDPMTWKWVLAPMILYVCERLIRLYRSQQRVVITKIIVHPSKVLQLQMQKKGFKMEVGQYIFINCPSISQLEWHPFTLTSAPEEDYFSVHIRSAGDWTDGMIKAFGEEGDGGPKQTQPRIAVDGPFGTASEDVFHYEVSVLVGAGIGVTPFASVLKSIWYKYEHSNAELRTKKIYFFWICRETQAFVWFADLLRSLESNMEQLGKPDFLNYKLYLTGWDATQAVHIKVHFDKETDVVTGLKQKTHYGRPNWDKEFHLIAQAHPKTKIGVFLCGPQPLAQALEQCTNKYSEINPLGVHFHFNKENF; encoded by the exons ATGAGCAACTGGGTGGTTAACCATGGCATGTCTGCTCTTGTCATC GTGGCGTGGCTGGGAATAAACATCTTCCTATTTGTCTATTACTATGGAGTCTATGAATATAATCCAGAATATTACTACACAAGGATGATTCTCGGA TCTGCACTGGCCTGGGCCCGAGCTCCAGCTGCCTGCCTCAACTTTAACTGCTTGTTGATCTTGCTGCCTGTTTGTCGGAATTTACTCTCCTTTCTCAGAGGATCCTGCTCG TGCCGCAGATGCAGTGTAAGGAAACAGCTGGACAAGAACCTCACATTCCATAAACTTGTGGCATACATGATCGCCTTGCACACAG TAATTCACATTGTGGCACATTTATTCAACTTTGAATGGTTCAACAACAGTCAACAGTCAACAGAACAGACTCTGGATGCTGTACTATCGAGAATTGGGGACAATAGTTCCAAATGGTTGAATCCTATTCGGTCTGCTCATACG ACCCCCAGTTATGTTACATTCACCACAATCGCTGGCTTAACTGGAGTCATCATCACACTGGCCCTTATCCTCATGATCACATCTTCAACAGACACCATTCGGAGATCTTACTATGAAGTCTTCTGGTTTACACACCATCTCTTTATCATATTCTTTGCAGGACTTGTCATTCATGCAATTGG CCGTATTGTTCGACGTCAGACTGCtgaaagcatggaggaacataaTTTTGAGTACTGTAAAAATCTTACAGCAGAATGGGGAAAGATCCCTGAATGTCCAATCCCTCTGTTTGAGGGAGGAGATCCTATG ACTTGGAAATGGGTGCTTGCCCCAATGATACTGTACGTCTGTGAGAGATTGATACGACTATATCGATCACAACAGAGGGTTGTCATCACCAAG ATTATTGTTCATCCATCAAAAGTCCTTCAGCTTCAGATGCAGAAGAAAGGTTTTAAAATGGAAGTTGGACAATACATCTTCATCAACTGTCCATCCATCTCACAGCTAGAGTGGCATCCGTTCACCCTGACCTCCGCTCCAGAAGAAGATTATTTTAGTGTGCATATTCGATCAGCTGGTGATTGGACAGATGGCATGATCAAAGCATTTGGAGAAGAAGGAGACGGGGGACCAAAACAAACGCAACCAAG GATTGCAGTGGATGGTCCTTTTGGAACAGCTAGTGAAGATGTCTTTCATTATGAGGTCAGTGTTCTTGTTGGAGCCGGCATTGGAGTGACACCATTTGCATCAGTTCTGAAGTCAATCTGGTACAAGTACGAACATTCTAATGCTGAACTGCGAACCAAAAAG ATATACTTTTTCTGGATCTGTCGAGAGACTCAGGCATTTGTATGGTTTGCCGACTTACTCCGATCACTTGAAAGCAACATGGAACAACTAGGCAAACCTGACTTTCTCAACTACAAGCTTTACTTGACTGGATGGGATGCCACGCAG GCTGTTCACATCAAGGTACACTTTGATAAAGAGACTGATGTGGTGACAGGACTCAAACAGAAAACACACTACGGTAGACCTAACTGGGACAAAGAGTTCCACTTGATTGCACAAGCTCACCCCAA